GCCCCCGGGAGTGCAGCACCGCGTCAACCAGCGGGGCCGCGCGGTCGAAAGCATTCGGGTCATCCATGTCCACGGCCTCGAGGCGAATGCCCCTGGGCTCCAGGATGCTGCGCTCGACCGCGATATCATAGGCCGGTTGGCGTTTCGATTCCGTGCGAATGCAATACCAGGACCGGTCGGTCATCCGCTCACCTTCCTCGAAGAAACTGGCCTCGTGCGGCGCGATGGTGCAGCGGTGCGATACGGCGGCGGCGCGGCGCTGCGCGGAACGGTGTTTCAATACGTGCGCAGGAATTCTCTGCGGGCCGCCTGAACCCTTTGACACGCGCGAGTGCATTCGCGAACGATCTGTCGCGAGGGAGGGCCTCATGGCTAGCCGCATTGTCGCGTTTCGCCCGGTCGTCGACCAGGAGATGAAGGAGGCGGCCTGCCGGGTCCTTGATTCCGGGCACTACATACGCACCTCCCCGACCGAGACGTCGGAGGGCAAAACGCTCGAGGAGGAGTTCGGCGGGTTCCTCGCCGGCCCGGACGGCCGCAGGCCGTACGTGGCCAACCTGGCGAACGGAACCGCGGCCATGCATCTCGCGTGGTTGGCCTACGGCGTCGGCCCGGACGACGAGGTCATCATTCCCGCCAATACGTTCGTCAGCGTGGCGCACTGCGTGTCGCTGGTCGGGGCGAAACCGGTCCCCGTGGACGTCGAGCCTGATACCTACAACATGGATCCCGCGTCCGCCGCAGCGGCCGTCACGCCTCGGACGCGCGCCATCATGCCGGTCCACACCGCCGGCCATCCCGCCGATCTCGACCCGATCCTCGACCTGGCCCGCCGGCACACGCTTCTGGTCATTGAGGACGCGTGCCAGGCCATCGGCGCCCTCTACAACGGGCGCGCCGTGGGGACGCTGGGGCAGATGGGCTGCTACAGCTTCGTCCAGAACAAGGCCATGACGTGCGGCGGCGAGGGCGGGGCGGTGGGGTCGTTCGACGAGATGCGGGTGCGCCAGGTGTTCAACCTCGCCAACCACGCGCGCGGCGATCAGTTTCACCGCGCCCACGGCGACGATTCCCTGCCGACCACGCACGACGAGATCGGGTTCAACTACCGGCAGTCTGAGATTCTGTCCGCCGTGGCGCGCGTGCAGCTGCGCCGGCTGCCGGCGTGGATCGAGCAGCGCCGGCGCTGGGCCGGCCTCTACCGCGAGCTCATCACGGCGCGCGACCTGCCAGTCGACCTGCCCGCGGAGCGGCCCTATGCCTACCATTCGTACGTCCGCTTCGAGATCCGGGTGCGCGAGCGTGAGCGTCCGGCGCTCCGGCGCTACCTCACCGAGCGCGGGGTGCGCACGCAGATCCATTATCCGACGCCCATCCATCTCGACGTCCCGTACCGTGACCAGCTTGGCATCCGGCCCGGCG
The nucleotide sequence above comes from bacterium. Encoded proteins:
- a CDS encoding DegT/DnrJ/EryC1/StrS family aminotransferase, which codes for MASRIVAFRPVVDQEMKEAACRVLDSGHYIRTSPTETSEGKTLEEEFGGFLAGPDGRRPYVANLANGTAAMHLAWLAYGVGPDDEVIIPANTFVSVAHCVSLVGAKPVPVDVEPDTYNMDPASAAAAVTPRTRAIMPVHTAGHPADLDPILDLARRHTLLVIEDACQAIGALYNGRAVGTLGQMGCYSFVQNKAMTCGGEGGAVGSFDEMRVRQVFNLANHARGDQFHRAHGDDSLPTTHDEIGFNYRQSEILSAVARVQLRRLPAWIEQRRRWAGLYRELITARDLPVDLPAERPYAYHSYVRFEIRVRERERPALRRYLTERGVRTQIHYPTPIHLDVPYRDQLGIRPGALPVSERLAREIMTLPLYPQMTEDDVVYVIEQLQGFFAQRKTATA